TGATCTGCATCTGTTGAATTCAAATTAGCATTTTATGGAACAAATTTCTTCAGTTTTAAAACAAAACCTAATCAAACCCCACAAACACTGTTCCATAAAACCAAACAGATGGAgacaaaaatgtgtaaaatttaaTTAGAGAATATTTTCTTTGTTGGGTTTCTGTGTGTAAAAGTTACACTTTTTTCTCTGTAgttataaataatttattttcacacatgcacactgaggtgaaaagtaactttagaagaaaatttaaaacaaaacaaagtataAAGTAGTAAGTATTCAGAACTGTAAGTTGTGCTCATCCTTCAGGCAAACTttcatatcttaaaactcaagaaccataaaactctcaAGATTTAAATTTTTACCAATAACACTGAGAGGTGAAAGGTCTgcgtgccaaaataaataaatacatacatgcataaatcatgcatttctgactttTATAAATGACTTTTTAACTGAATTGTGTCAAATAGGAAATATACAAGAAGCCTTAAAATGCTCACATcagccactagatggtgacaaaatctGCTCAAACATGCGGCAATGTTTCAACTGTTCATTCATTTCAGAAATTAACCATTGAAGAAAACAAAGAACTTACAGATGTGTCCGTTGACCTTTTGGACAACTTACTAGTCTGAATCCATGAAGACAAAATGACGTTTAAAcaggtttttctttttatttgcaGTAACTTTCTTTCCCTTCTACTTGTTATGACATCAATCTGTCACATTCACATTCTGCTCTAATAtgactgtttttttaatgaatatgAAAGAACGATTTCAGCAAGAAGAGCAGATGATTTAGTGTTTGTCTGTGTAAAGTGTCCTAAAGTGTCTCAGTGGGTTTTTCTTCTTGATCCAGTCTGTGGAGCTGCAAAGTGACTGTCAGTGGAACAAATGAAGACTCCTGATTCTTACCACTCATTTCTCAGCACAAATCAAGGTTCAGGTGTTTGTTTGTGGGTGTGGTCACATGATCCAGGTGAGTGGGCGTGGCTCAGGTGTATAAAGAGCAGCAGCTCAGTCTGGACTCATCACTGAGACACCTGAGGACATCATCACTGAGACACACCTGCCTCCATCTCCTCCACACAGGAACACATCATCATGGTCACCATGATGACCGCCGCCTTCCTCTGCCTCCTCCTGGGTGCCGCCTTTGCAGGTCTGATTCCTGGACACTTCAGTCAGTGCACAAATACAATATGACACGACCAGTTATGCCGGtaactaatctgaccactttttcagTAAGGATCTAACACGTTAATTTTTCCAAATcactaatcagattaaagttacttctccaagtcactgtgcgttgctattatttttgtattgtgggttgatGGTAGCAGCTCGTGGGCAGGTGGAGGTCacggtttgactgaactgccgaCTTCGCCCATGAAGCATTTGATGCTGCAGCTTCTCatctgttttctgcagcagctccgagttgaaaacagcaacacacctgcactgagctttataaAGACATTTTACGCTTGATTTTCTTTTAATCTCTGTGCCGCTCCATGTGTGTACTCGCTAAAAACATCTGATCCGCATGCATTAACAAATGCTAACGCTTGTTTTATTTCCCACCCAAATGtgtctaaagtctctttctggggacgacatgacattaaaaaaaatactgaaaaaagtaacagaaaaaaaaaaaactctctacctgtcaatctggttgtgGTTTTCCCTAAAAATACATTCTCATTTCTTCCTGCTCAGACGTCcatccaggggcgaatccagacagAAACGGAGGGAGGGTGGAGGgggcacccccccaacacaccccttgattaaaggtccacttttgaagatgaCTTTCATACTAAAACTActaatacaaataataattttaacaattaaaatgttgagaaagaatttaaatgttagaaagaatttaatagttacattcgtTAATGATATAGATTATGAATTGTAAGTTttccattacagtgctgtcaacagttaaacataaggtcaagaaagatgtctttattttattttgtataaaacaagtatttatgataattgaagtcaagaaagtgcAACTATGAAGTGAGTATTTGCAAAACAGATTataattttcatgttgaggtagtGGGGGAGGAGGTGTTGTCAAcatctgctgaaagtaactaatatagtaaatagtaatctaacttagttacttttatatttgagtaatcagtaaagtaactaagtttttcaaggagtaatcagtaattggattactttttcaaagtaactgtggcaacactggacacGACTGTGACAGTGTTGTGATTTTGTCTGCAGCTCCTGCTGAAGATAAAGACCTGAAGGTCACCGGTGAGTATTTTTGATTTCATGCATGCAGATGTGGAAATGAAGAACATTCATCTGACATCAGCACTGCTCTGACTGGTCCACAGAAACACCAGCCGAGGCCCCGACCAATCAGTCATGTGATGCAGCAGGTCGAGATCCAGTATTTTTATATTTGCATCCATTTTTAATTtgatctacactgaaaaaaataaaaacaatcatgATTCCGTGTCCTCTGCGTCTCTGCAGTTGTTATGAACTTCTGCCCAAACGGCTGGTTCAGTTACAGAACTCGCTGCTTCCTGTTCATCAAGAGTTACAAGAACTGGTACAATGCTGAGGTATGACCAATTTCACGTGACCTCAATGTGCACGTTAAGTCTGTCAGAATGAGGATCCACGGCTGTAGGTCATAACCATGGTGATGATCTGGATGGATACGTGATCTGCACAAAGATTCAGCTGCATgaatcttttattttgaaaagtcaGGAAGGAAGTCATTCCAAGAAACTCCAGAAGGTCTGTTTCTAGAAATGTTGACCAAAAAGTGAGTGTTGTGTTGCTTCCTCTGTCCTCCAGGAGCACTGCAGTACCCTGGGCGGCCAGCTGGCGTCAGTGCAGAACGGCAGAGAGTACATCTTCCTGCAGCAGCTGACACAGGGCCACCAGAGGACCATGGCCTGGCTGGGAGGCTTCAACCTGCAGGTCTGAACAAAGCACAGCGCCACCTACAGGCACTGACACCATCAGGGAGGAAAAAAGAGATTCGATGAATCAGGACTTTATGCTGCGTTGCAAATGGGAAGTCGGTAATTCTGAGTCTGTGTTTCCGACTTCTAATCTAAATTCTTTCACGTGCATCTGCTCCAAAAACATGAGGTTTGTGACCTGCTGCTGGACTGACAGCAACACCAAGATCCTCAAGTGGATCCAACTTGTGGATCTACAGCCAGAAATAAAATGGAACAAGGTgaaatccagattgaaaagatgttcctgctggtTCGTCTCAGGGGGGAATTCCCCTTCAGTTGAGCTGGTAGAGTCTTGGTCTAAAGTCCGAGCAGTCTGGGGTTCAAACCCCACCGTGGCCATAAAGATATCAGTCAAAGTTGGAAGCGTGAATCAAAGGAGGGTCTCATGAGCTCTGGTTTGTCTTTCAGAACAAGTGGATGTGGATCGACCGTCAGGGTTTTTACTACACGACCTGGTTTAGTTCATCCTCTATCACCAACGCCGCCTGTACCTTCCTGCGCTCCACCTGTAAGTCCATTTTCTGTCTTCACAACTTCAACAGAAGAGATTATATGTTGAAGCTTTGAACCATGATTCAGTTGGAAATGAATCAAACTGTCTGTAATGTGTTGAATATCAACAATGAAACTATTATGAACCAATATTCATTTGTTGACCACAGAAACGTTTTTCTTGATGACTTTTGACTCTAAAACATTGACAGATTCAAACTTTGACTTTTGTTTTTCAGCTAATGGCGGTAACACCAACTGTTATTCTACTCAGAGCTTCATCTGCGCCAAGAACCCGTTCGGTTGTTAACGTCTGACTCAGGATCAGTTTCTCGTGCCATTTTTAAGTCGTGTGACTTCTAACCACTGTttattggagaaaaaaaaatcatcttcggCTTCTTTTTGACTGTGAAGTTAAATCTTCGAAGATTCtttttgatgataaaaacaaaaTCTATGAAAGTGTTTGTACAAAGATGTGTTTGTGATTCTGAACTGTGTAAAATAAAGTTGACTTGTTTATAAAGTCTAGTTTTTCATTGAAAAGACAATGAAAGTgtcaatatataaaataaagattaaaaatgaTTCACTGACTATAAACACATATCCCACTTTATATACAACGTGAATAGACATACAA
This genomic window from Thalassophryne amazonica chromosome 9, fThaAma1.1, whole genome shotgun sequence contains:
- the LOC117517894 gene encoding ladderlectin-like: MNFCPNGWFSYRTRCFLFIKSYKNWYNAEEHCSTLGGQLASVQNGREYIFLQQLTQGHQRTMAWLGGFNLQNKWMWIDRQGFYYTTWFSSSSITNAACTFLRSTSAKKQKKKVFWTLDGKCINLDSWFSEAEICLLLDQCVRPPLCSISQRWGESLLCVQAEIWIWKQKRAL